Proteins found in one Mesotoga sp. UBA6090 genomic segment:
- a CDS encoding ABC transporter permease, with the protein TGVTNIALEGIMLMGAFTSIVFTLLSGNAWIGVLMAVIIGTGFTWFHAWASIRWSANQIVSATALVIIAQGTTSFLMIPIFGNEGQTDFIGRVAYLEAGWLKEIPFIGDIFGSMSPFTYLAIISVAASWFLMYKTPLGLRMRAVGENPEAADTLGINVFKIRYFGVLMSGVFASLAGAFLSVGELGRFVENMIHGRGFIALAAMILGNWNPVGAMWAAILFGAAEAMNLQLQSSSIVSVSASVKPLFNMLPFVVTLIVVGGFIGKTRSPAASGTPYEKES; encoded by the coding sequence TCACTGGAGTTACGAATATTGCTCTCGAAGGTATTATGCTCATGGGAGCGTTTACCTCTATTGTTTTCACCCTCCTTTCAGGCAATGCGTGGATTGGAGTTCTGATGGCAGTGATTATTGGAACAGGGTTCACCTGGTTCCACGCCTGGGCTAGCATAAGGTGGTCTGCAAACCAAATTGTCAGTGCCACTGCCCTTGTAATAATTGCCCAAGGGACAACGTCCTTTTTGATGATTCCAATATTCGGAAATGAAGGCCAGACTGATTTCATTGGTAGAGTTGCGTATCTGGAAGCCGGTTGGCTGAAGGAAATTCCTTTCATTGGGGATATTTTCGGTTCTATGAGTCCTTTTACCTATCTTGCAATCATCTCCGTAGCGGCGAGCTGGTTCCTGATGTACAAGACACCTCTGGGACTGAGAATGAGAGCCGTTGGAGAAAACCCAGAGGCCGCTGATACGCTTGGAATAAACGTATTCAAGATAAGATATTTCGGGGTTCTTATGAGCGGTGTCTTTGCCAGTCTTGCAGGAGCTTTTCTATCTGTTGGAGAGCTCGGAAGGTTTGTTGAGAATATGATTCATGGAAGAGGGTTTATTGCTCTTGCGGCGATGATTCTGGGCAACTGGAATCCAGTGGGCGCGATGTGGGCCGCGATTTTGTTCGGAGCAGCAGAAGCGATGAATCTTCAGCTACAAAGCAGTTCGATCGTTTCGGTATCTGCAAGTGTCAAACCACTTTTCAACATGCTTCCTTTTGTCGTTACACTTATAGTGGTGGGCGGTTTTATTGGGAAGACAAGATCCCCGGCAGCTTCGGGAACGCCTTACGAAAAGGAATCATGA